The Verrucomicrobium spinosum DSM 4136 = JCM 18804 genome includes a region encoding these proteins:
- a CDS encoding AraC family transcriptional regulator, with translation MPASPTPPNFLANLAGLGALDEAVALPLERLFDDLPNLVFFIKDPQGRYRCVNRTLVERCGFDQKAALLGRRPGELFPSALASRYEKQDERVMQTGKPLLDQLELHLYPSGRRGWCLTNKYPLITPKTGQPAGVMGVSRDVETHAKGEAARGFPELAAVLDHVQAHLANPPSVEDLAEFSGLTAHHFGQLVERLFHITPRQLIMKIRLDEALHLLAQTDDSLTDIAVATGFCDQSAFTRHFRRMTGLPPGAFRAKRVVGG, from the coding sequence ATGCCTGCCTCCCCTACCCCGCCCAACTTCCTGGCCAATCTGGCGGGATTGGGGGCGCTGGATGAAGCGGTGGCGCTGCCTCTGGAGCGCCTTTTTGATGATCTACCGAACCTCGTCTTCTTCATCAAGGATCCGCAGGGGCGGTACCGGTGCGTGAACCGGACGCTGGTGGAGCGCTGCGGGTTTGATCAAAAGGCGGCGCTGCTGGGTCGGCGGCCGGGTGAGCTCTTCCCCTCAGCGCTGGCATCCAGGTATGAGAAGCAGGATGAACGGGTCATGCAGACGGGCAAGCCGCTGCTGGATCAACTGGAGCTGCACCTGTATCCCAGTGGTCGCCGGGGCTGGTGCCTGACGAACAAATATCCTCTGATCACCCCCAAGACCGGGCAACCCGCGGGCGTGATGGGTGTGTCCCGGGATGTGGAGACGCATGCCAAGGGCGAAGCCGCCCGAGGTTTCCCGGAACTCGCGGCGGTGCTGGATCATGTGCAGGCGCATCTGGCGAATCCGCCCTCCGTGGAGGATCTGGCGGAGTTCAGCGGGCTGACGGCACACCACTTTGGCCAGCTCGTGGAGAGGTTGTTTCACATCACCCCGCGGCAGCTCATCATGAAGATCCGTCTGGATGAAGCCCTGCACCTGCTGGCGCAGACGGATGACAGCCTCACGGACATCGCCGTGGCCACCGGGTTTTGTGATCAGAGCGCGTTCACCCGGCATTTCCGCAGGATGACCGGGTTGCCGCCCGGTGCGTTTAGGGCGAAGCGGGTGGTTGGTGGTTAG
- a CDS encoding NAD(P)/FAD-dependent oxidoreductase translates to MSRHIVIIGGGVIGLSTALACLKRGHRVTVVEGDPARRGASLGNAGMVVPSHFVPLAAPGMVAMGLKWMLSPESPFYIKPRLNWDLITWGLKFWRASTQRHVERSAPLLRDLSLASRKLYAGLAEQEDFGLVKKGLLMLCKTQHGLDEEAVTAEKARALGIPAEILDARATAALDPAVTMDIAGSVYFPQDCHLQPDRYVNTLLRLIRAAGGEVLDEVAVTGFRKSGRRVIAAMTSAGEIEGDEFVLSGGAWSPELAAQLGLGLKLSMQAGRGYSLTLPEPVELPQICAIFTEARVAVTPMGGALRVGGTMEIAGMNEPVNPRRIEGILKALPQYYPKFKREHFTGVTPWHGLRPCPPDGLPYLGRTSKAENVIVATGHGMMGLSLAPVTGEVVGRLVDGEDAGFDRFELLSVER, encoded by the coding sequence ATGTCCCGGCACATTGTCATCATCGGCGGCGGCGTCATCGGTCTGAGCACCGCGCTAGCCTGCCTGAAGCGCGGCCACCGGGTCACGGTCGTGGAGGGCGATCCCGCACGGCGAGGTGCTTCGTTGGGAAATGCCGGCATGGTGGTGCCAAGCCACTTTGTGCCCTTGGCCGCCCCTGGCATGGTGGCGATGGGGCTGAAGTGGATGCTGAGCCCGGAGTCGCCGTTTTACATCAAACCACGTCTGAACTGGGACCTGATCACCTGGGGGCTCAAGTTCTGGCGGGCCAGCACCCAGAGGCATGTGGAGCGGAGCGCCCCCCTGCTGCGGGATCTGAGCTTGGCCAGTCGCAAGCTGTATGCGGGCCTGGCGGAACAAGAGGACTTCGGCCTGGTGAAAAAGGGCCTGCTCATGCTCTGCAAGACGCAACACGGTCTGGACGAGGAGGCCGTGACGGCGGAGAAAGCCCGCGCCTTGGGCATCCCAGCCGAGATCCTGGACGCCCGAGCCACGGCCGCGCTGGACCCCGCCGTGACCATGGACATTGCCGGCAGCGTGTATTTTCCGCAAGACTGTCATCTCCAGCCGGACCGGTATGTGAACACGCTGCTGAGACTGATCCGGGCGGCGGGCGGCGAGGTGCTGGATGAAGTGGCCGTGACGGGTTTCAGGAAATCTGGCAGGCGGGTGATCGCGGCCATGACCTCGGCGGGTGAGATTGAGGGAGATGAATTTGTGCTGAGCGGCGGCGCGTGGTCGCCGGAGCTGGCGGCTCAGTTAGGGCTGGGGTTGAAGCTCTCCATGCAGGCCGGACGCGGGTACAGCCTGACCCTGCCAGAGCCCGTGGAACTTCCGCAGATCTGCGCCATCTTCACCGAGGCCCGCGTGGCGGTGACCCCCATGGGCGGCGCGTTGCGAGTCGGCGGCACCATGGAGATCGCGGGCATGAACGAACCGGTCAACCCGCGCCGGATCGAGGGCATCTTGAAGGCGTTGCCGCAGTATTATCCAAAGTTCAAGCGGGAGCATTTCACAGGCGTCACCCCGTGGCATGGCCTGCGCCCCTGTCCGCCGGATGGGCTGCCCTATCTGGGGCGCACGAGCAAGGCGGAGAACGTGATCGTGGCCACCGGGCATGGCATGATGGGGTTGAGTCTCGCCCCGGTGACGGGCGAGGTGGTGGGGAGGCTTGTCGATGGGGAAGATGCGGGGTTTGACCGGTTCGAGTTGTTGTCGGTCGAACGATGA
- a CDS encoding peptide MFS transporter, with the protein MTANPPTGTLPAKHPRGIYTLFFTEMWERMSYYGMRALLILYMTALPVEGGMGLPDKVAAAIYGLYVCGVYLVALPGGWLADRLLSPRKAVLYGGIIIAAGHLCLAVPGNRTFFTGLLLVVMGTALLKPCASSLVGQLYPEGGARRDAGFTLFYMGVNVGGFLGPLICGWLGEKLDWHWGFAAAGVGMVAGVIQYALTQHHMGDAGVHPAHPSSTPKRHWMAVATAIALLMLVAGLALAGVLPIDPVRVAKYTSLVLGGMAVAWFAWAFAFAGLTGDEKKRLGVLAILFVASALFWSGFEQAGSSMNLFAERFTDRQMFGTEIPTGWFQSINPVFVILFAPVFSWLWLALARRGWFPSVATKFASGLLLLGLGFVVLQFAAQIALAQGKVLPVWLLGTYLLLTWGELALSPVGLSYVTKLAPARLTTQCMGIWFLATAMGNLLAGLLAGAATDHESSGAMPRVFLQVAITSGIGAVILALLARPFRKWTAGVS; encoded by the coding sequence ATGACAGCCAACCCACCCACCGGCACCCTTCCCGCGAAACACCCCCGCGGCATCTACACGCTCTTCTTCACGGAGATGTGGGAGCGCATGAGCTACTACGGGATGCGGGCGCTGCTGATCCTGTACATGACCGCCTTGCCGGTGGAGGGCGGCATGGGGCTGCCGGACAAGGTGGCGGCGGCCATCTATGGGCTCTATGTCTGCGGGGTCTATCTAGTGGCGCTGCCGGGTGGCTGGCTGGCGGATCGTCTGCTTTCTCCTCGAAAGGCCGTCCTGTATGGCGGCATCATCATTGCGGCAGGCCACCTCTGTCTGGCTGTTCCCGGAAACCGGACGTTCTTTACCGGTCTGCTGCTGGTCGTGATGGGCACGGCATTGTTGAAGCCGTGCGCCAGCTCCCTGGTGGGCCAGCTCTATCCTGAAGGCGGCGCGAGGCGGGATGCGGGATTCACGCTTTTCTACATGGGGGTGAATGTGGGTGGTTTCCTCGGTCCCCTCATCTGTGGCTGGCTGGGGGAGAAGTTGGACTGGCACTGGGGCTTTGCCGCCGCAGGTGTGGGCATGGTCGCCGGGGTGATCCAGTATGCGCTGACCCAGCATCACATGGGGGATGCGGGAGTGCACCCGGCGCATCCCAGTTCCACCCCCAAACGCCACTGGATGGCGGTGGCGACCGCTATCGCGCTCTTGATGCTCGTGGCAGGGCTGGCGTTGGCAGGGGTGCTGCCAATTGATCCCGTCCGCGTGGCCAAATACACCAGCCTGGTGCTGGGCGGCATGGCCGTGGCCTGGTTTGCCTGGGCTTTTGCCTTTGCCGGACTGACTGGCGACGAGAAGAAGCGACTGGGCGTGCTGGCCATTCTTTTTGTGGCCTCCGCGCTGTTCTGGTCAGGGTTTGAGCAGGCAGGTTCTTCCATGAACCTTTTTGCAGAGCGGTTCACAGACCGGCAGATGTTCGGCACGGAGATCCCCACCGGCTGGTTCCAGTCCATCAACCCCGTCTTTGTCATCCTTTTTGCCCCGGTGTTTTCCTGGCTGTGGCTGGCGCTGGCGCGGCGCGGCTGGTTCCCCTCTGTGGCCACCAAGTTCGCCTCCGGCCTGCTGTTGCTTGGGCTGGGTTTTGTGGTGCTGCAATTCGCGGCGCAGATCGCTCTGGCCCAGGGGAAGGTGCTGCCAGTCTGGCTTCTGGGCACCTACCTCCTGCTCACCTGGGGGGAGCTTGCTCTTAGCCCCGTGGGTCTCAGCTACGTCACCAAGCTCGCCCCGGCGCGGCTCACCACCCAGTGCATGGGCATCTGGTTCCTCGCCACGGCCATGGGCAATCTCCTGGCCGGCCTGCTGGCGGGTGCGGCGACGGATCACGAGTCTTCTGGTGCCATGCCCCGTGTCTTCCTCCAGGTGGCCATCACCTCCGGCATCGGCGCGGTGATCCTGGCCCTGCTCGCCCGACCGTTCCGCAAATGGACCGCAGGGGTCAGCTAG